The Acidobacteriota bacterium sequence TGCCCTCGGCCGCGCTCAGGGCCTCCCGTGCCCTGGTTCTCGCCTTCTTGCCGCCGCCGATTGTTTTGAGGTCCGAGCGAAGGCGGGTCAGATACGCCTGATACTGTTCTATCACGTGCCTGGAGCCGACCAGCCAGGCGTCGAACATCAGGTCGAATCCCTTGCCGTGGCAGGTCACGCAAGCGGCGCGTTCGGCTTCTCGCTTGGCCTGACCCGAAAGAACCTCCCCTTCAGGAGTAACGTGGGTGTGGCATCCGGTGCAGGCAACCTGTTGTCGGAACATAACGCCGGGCATGTCCGCCGTGTTTTTCGCGCCGATCCCCATGTACAGTTGCTTCTTTCGGTTGTGCTGGTTCAGGTGGCAGGTCTCGCACCCGGTGTCGGTGGCGCCGGTCATCTCGTAATTGCCGTGTTCGATGTCGGAATGGCATTCGAAGCAGTCGATGCCGTTCGTCGTGACGTGGATGGCGTGGAGCTCCTCGCGGCTGTGCTGCTGTGGATCGCGCTCGTTGTGGCAGGCATGGCAGGTGCCGGGTACGAGCGACCCGTCACCTTCGACAATCCGCGTATGGCACTGCTTGCATTCGAAGCCGAGTTTCACGTACGGTTCGTGCTCGAAGGTGAACCCGTTGTGGCTGACGGGATCTTTCGGCATCCCGTGGCAGGCGTCACAGCCGGTGATGGCTTCCCCCAGGCCGGCGTCCTTGAAGTGGCAGACGAAACAGGCCTTGTCGTTGACGGTCAGGTGCGTGGAAGTCAGCTCCTCGTGCACGTGGACGAACTGGTTGTGGCAGGAGGTACACCGCAGCTTCTCGCCCCGGAGGGGTTTCTCCAGGTGGACGGCGTGATCGAACAGGATTCCCTGGCGGTATTCGGTCATCCCCATCAGCAGTCGCGCCTCGTGGCAGTCCGAGGCCAGGCACCCTTCATCCGGTACGTTGGCCCGGGGCCGCGGGTTGTAAGTGCCGGTGAGGTACGTGTACGTAGAGCGGGCAAGGTCGGCCATGGAATAGTCATGGCACCCTTGGCAGGTGACCTCGGAGTGGGTTGACGCCCGCCAGTACCGCACGAACGGGTCCAGATAGTGGCAGGTGTCGCAGGCGGCCGACTCGCGCGTCCCGTACGCGAGGGCAGCGATGAGCACGATGCAAAGGCCGCCAAGTATGCTCAGAAACATTACCAGGCCTCGACTATGCCGGCCAAGCGACCGGAGAAACCGCCTCATGACGCCACCTCCTTGTCGTCGACGCCGCTTTGTAGCTGTGCGGCCAGTTCCTGCCGCTCCGCCTGCAGGATTTCCGCGTATTCCAGGGGATGATGGTGTTTCATCTGGCTCTCCGTCAGCCGGCCGTGCCACCAGACCTTGCTCATGGGAAAGACTTCCGGGTTCAGGTGCACGTTGTAGAAATGCCAGATGACGATGGCCAGGGTGGCGAGCAGACCCTCGTCGGAGTGTGCCTCGCGCGCGATGTCGTACCCGTACTTGGGAAACATCTCGCTGAACCAGAGAATGATGCCGGACCCGATCATGATCACCATACCCCAGTATACGGCCCAGTAGTCGAATTTCTCGATGAACGAGAACCGGCCGGACCTGGACCCGTGTGACCGACGGCCAATGAAGTACATCACGGTATGATAGAAGTCGATGACGTCGCGCGGCCGCGGTATCATGAGGATGAAATCACCCCGGCCCACCCGAGACAGCGTGGAGTACAGCAGATGCCAGATTCCCACGAGGATCAGGCCGACCGCTCCGATGCGGTGAACGAGCGACGAGTTCTCCAGGCCGCCGAACAAATCCACGATGATGAACTTCGAAACCCCGAATTCCGGGAACTTGAGCGGGATCCCGGTGATGATGAGCAGGATGACGGAGGTGAACAAGAGAACGTGCTGGCTGCGGAAGTTCAGCCCGAAACGGACAAAAGTGCGCTCCGCCGCGGCCTCTTCGGGAATGCGCTTTCTCCCGGGGCTGTATTTTGTGACTACCTCGTTGAGCGCCACGTTGGTTTCGAACTCGAGACGCTCGCTGATCTCGGCGGCGGTCTTTTTCAGCGCTTCCTCCGGCGTGTCGGGGTCGGTCAGGGGGGCGGCTGATTCGATGATGTTCTCCGTCAGCTGTTCGATCAGCCGGCGGCGCTCGGACAGTTTCTGCGAAGTCTGGTCATCCATGGCTCAGGCTACTTCCCCTTCTGGCCCGACGCCTTCGCCCGCCGGAAAAGGTCAAGGATGATAAACAGGAACAGCCCGCCGAGCGTCGACACCGTCAGGATGGTGAAGAACCGTGTAATGTAGTAGAGGATGCCGGACTTCTTGCTGGTGGGATCGATGTGAATTCTGCCCGAAGCGAAACGGGGACTTGCCTCGGGATGACATTCGGGTTTGCCGCAGGTCTTGACGATGTTGTCCGGATGGACCGAGGACCTGGGATCGTCATCAGGGTGAATATCGTGGTATCCGTGGCACGAGCCGCAGTTGGCCACGGTCCTGTTACCCAGGGCGGTGGCCACGCCGTGGAAGGAGTGTTCGTAGGTGGAGACGCGGTCCGATTCGATACCGTACTTGGAGCCCACTCCTTTGGATCCGTGGCAGCCCGAACACGTGCGGACAAGATCCCGCCCGGCAAGCAACGACTCAGCGCCGCCCGCGCTCTTGATTCCGTGTTCGCCGTGGCATGAAGAGCAGTCGGGTGAATCCTGGTTCCCCTCCTGGAGTGCCTGGCCATGGACGGACTGGCTGTAGGCGGCAAAGGTTTCGATATGGCACCGGCCGCACGTCCTGGGCCGGTTCACCTTGTAGACTCGGGATTCGGTCGCGCCGGTCGGCAGAACGTCGTGCGTTCCGTGACAATCCTGGCAAACGGGGGCGTCCGGGTTGCCCCGGAGGACCTCAAGGCCGTGGACCGACTGCTCATACTCGTCATAAAAGTCGCCGTCGGGGGCGCCGACGGGATTCCCGGAGTAGTGGCACCGCCGGCAATCGACCTTCCTGGCCCGCTGGTGAGGAATGTCGACGATATCAACGTGGCAATCCGTGCAGGCTCTGGCGGCGTGAACGGATGACTTCAGGATGGACTCGTCGACGTGCAGGGGTATGCGACGACCGGTCTCCTCGACCCGGGCCAGATCCTGCTTTCCGTGACAGATCATGCACTTCGGCATGGCCAGCAACCCGTCACCCGTCGGCAGCAGGATGGCGCCGGCGCAGAGGAAATACGCCACGATGTGATGAGCTCGCACCGCGTTCTCACTCCACTCTTGTTACGCGGCGGCGGTACTCCAGAACCCGGAAGAGCACAAAGGCGACAATGATGATGGTGATGAACCAGATGTAAAACTTCCGTACGTAGAATTCGCCGCCGGATTCGACGTCGCTGGCCGAGGTGTGCACCTGGCTGTGGGCAAAGTCCGCCGGCAGCCCCTCATGACACTTGCCGCACGTCAACTCGATGTTGGCGGCGTTGATCAGCGACCGTGAGTCCGATTGCGGGAAGATGTCGTGGGCGCCGTGGCAGGAGGCACAGTTGGCGGCCCGCGTCTCGCCGAACTCGGTAACCACCCCGTGGTAGGACTCCTTGAACGTCTTGATCCGGTCCGCCTTCAATCCGAATTTCGCCACCAGGGCCTCGGAGGTGTGACAATCGGAACAGGTGGTGGACACGTGGGTTGCGTAGACACGCGAGGCCGGGTCGTCGTGCGCTCGAATGTTATGCTCACCGTGGCAGTTGGTACAGGTCGGAGATTCCAGGACGCCTGCGGCCAGCGCCGTGCCGTGCACCGACTCGGCGTAGGTTTCGGAAATCTCCCCGTGACACCGTCCGCACGTCCCCGCGATGTGGCTCTTGTAAATCGGACTTTCCGGCTCGTCCGAGGGGAAGAAGGAGTGGCTGCCGTGGCAGTCGACGCAGGCGGGAGCCGCCATGTTGCCGTCGATGAGCAGCGTCTTGCCGTGTATCGATTGCTCGTACGCGCGAATCATCCCGGGATCGGGAACGTCAGTGAACTTGCCCGTAACAGACTCGTCGGCATGACACTTCACGCAGATCGAAACCGAGTTGCGATGGTTAGTCCGCGACCGCGGATCGTCTACCGGAAGCAGGTCATGGCCGCCGTGGCACGTAACGCAGGTGGGGAGGCTTTCGACACTGACCGAGCGCCCGGCCACGTGGGGCGACCGATTGTACCCCTTAGCCTCGTCCTGGTGGCAACTCGCGCAATAAACAATGCGATTGCCGCGGTGCGGTTCACCGCTACTGACCTGATGACAATCGCTGCACCCGATGTCGCGATGGACGGAGGCGGCCAGCACCGATGTGTCGACCGACTGTGCATTCTGCTGGTCTGCCGGCGGCTGTGGGTTGTGACAGAACAGGCAAGCTCGATCCTGTCCGCATACTCCGGCGGCGAGCAACAGGTAGCTGGCAATGATTATCAGTGTTCTGAAGATCACGTTTTACACTCGGCAAGTTACGCATTTCACGAATAATGGTAAATATATCGGAATTATTCGCCAGTGTGCAACAGTTT is a genomic window containing:
- a CDS encoding cytochrome c3 family protein; translated protein: MFLSILGGLCIVLIAALAYGTRESAACDTCHYLDPFVRYWRASTHSEVTCQGCHDYSMADLARSTYTYLTGTYNPRPRANVPDEGCLASDCHEARLLMGMTEYRQGILFDHAVHLEKPLRGEKLRCTSCHNQFVHVHEELTSTHLTVNDKACFVCHFKDAGLGEAITGCDACHGMPKDPVSHNGFTFEHEPYVKLGFECKQCHTRIVEGDGSLVPGTCHACHNERDPQQHSREELHAIHVTTNGIDCFECHSDIEHGNYEMTGATDTGCETCHLNQHNRKKQLYMGIGAKNTADMPGVMFRQQVACTGCHTHVTPEGEVLSGQAKREAERAACVTCHGKGFDLMFDAWLVGSRHVIEQYQAYLTRLRSDLKTIGGGKKARTRAREALSAAEGNFLFVRDGRIPHNIPYALTILNTGADRLETEMKGIDPAYSPPDRGAGLKPENTCTVFCHGSYLQPETVRYEDGELPHQAHVEDMELACSSCHSVSEHGKTVINADVCAECH
- a CDS encoding cytochrome b/b6 domain-containing protein translates to MDDQTSQKLSERRRLIEQLTENIIESAAPLTDPDTPEEALKKTAAEISERLEFETNVALNEVVTKYSPGRKRIPEEAAAERTFVRFGLNFRSQHVLLFTSVILLIITGIPLKFPEFGVSKFIIVDLFGGLENSSLVHRIGAVGLILVGIWHLLYSTLSRVGRGDFILMIPRPRDVIDFYHTVMYFIGRRSHGSRSGRFSFIEKFDYWAVYWGMVIMIGSGIILWFSEMFPKYGYDIAREAHSDEGLLATLAIVIWHFYNVHLNPEVFPMSKVWWHGRLTESQMKHHHPLEYAEILQAERQELAAQLQSGVDDKEVAS
- a CDS encoding cytochrome c3 family protein, which produces MIFRTLIIIASYLLLAAGVCGQDRACLFCHNPQPPADQQNAQSVDTSVLAASVHRDIGCSDCHQVSSGEPHRGNRIVYCASCHQDEAKGYNRSPHVAGRSVSVESLPTCVTCHGGHDLLPVDDPRSRTNHRNSVSICVKCHADESVTGKFTDVPDPGMIRAYEQSIHGKTLLIDGNMAAPACVDCHGSHSFFPSDEPESPIYKSHIAGTCGRCHGEISETYAESVHGTALAAGVLESPTCTNCHGEHNIRAHDDPASRVYATHVSTTCSDCHTSEALVAKFGLKADRIKTFKESYHGVVTEFGETRAANCASCHGAHDIFPQSDSRSLINAANIELTCGKCHEGLPADFAHSQVHTSASDVESGGEFYVRKFYIWFITIIIVAFVLFRVLEYRRRVTRVE